The following coding sequences are from one Vicinamibacterales bacterium window:
- a CDS encoding RNA polymerase sigma factor — protein MSDLDAARQAVDAVYRADSRRVLATLIRLLGDFERAEEALHDAFTAAMQQWPVEGVPANPRAWLVSTGRFRAIDAIRRRARQDAHADALVLEIERRAAEIDRRDAEPPDGAVDDDRLRLIFTCCHPALQPDARMALTLREVCGLTTEEIARAFLASAPAVAQRIVRAKAKIRDARIPYQVPGPRDLPERLGTVLHVVYLVFNEGYSATAGDSVTRPDLSAEAIRLGRLIVELLPEPEALGLLALMLLHESRREARTSPSGDLVLLEDQDRSRWDRARIAEGQRLVERAITSRRFGPYTLQAAIAAVHAEAPTSAATDWAEIVGLYDVLQRSDPSPIFALNRAVAVAMWRGAAEGLSLVDGIMAGGLLDQYHWAHSAHAELCRRVGRLGDARVSYGRALALVRQEPERRFLERRLRALDARGAGTAS, from the coding sequence GTGAGCGACCTGGACGCCGCGCGGCAGGCGGTGGACGCCGTCTACCGCGCGGACTCGCGCCGGGTGCTCGCGACGCTCATCCGGCTGCTCGGCGACTTCGAGCGAGCCGAAGAGGCCCTGCACGACGCCTTCACGGCCGCGATGCAGCAGTGGCCGGTCGAGGGCGTCCCCGCGAACCCCCGCGCCTGGCTCGTCTCGACGGGCCGCTTCCGGGCCATCGACGCCATCCGCCGGCGCGCCCGCCAGGACGCGCACGCCGATGCGCTCGTGCTCGAGATCGAGCGCCGGGCGGCCGAGATCGACCGCCGGGACGCCGAGCCCCCGGACGGGGCCGTCGACGACGACCGCCTGCGGCTCATCTTCACCTGCTGTCATCCCGCGCTGCAGCCCGATGCCCGCATGGCCCTCACCCTCCGCGAGGTCTGCGGGCTCACCACCGAGGAGATCGCCCGGGCGTTCCTGGCGTCGGCGCCGGCGGTGGCGCAGCGGATCGTGCGGGCGAAGGCCAAGATCCGCGACGCCCGCATTCCCTACCAGGTCCCGGGCCCCCGTGACCTGCCCGAGCGGCTCGGGACCGTGCTGCACGTGGTCTACCTGGTGTTCAACGAGGGCTACTCCGCCACCGCCGGCGACTCGGTGACGCGCCCCGATCTCTCGGCCGAGGCGATCCGGCTGGGCCGCCTCATCGTGGAGCTGCTGCCCGAGCCCGAGGCGCTGGGCCTCCTGGCGCTGATGCTCCTCCACGAGTCGCGGCGGGAGGCGCGGACCTCGCCGTCCGGCGATCTCGTGCTCCTCGAAGACCAGGATCGGAGCCGCTGGGACCGCGCGCGCATCGCCGAGGGCCAGCGCCTCGTGGAGCGCGCCATCACGTCGCGCCGCTTCGGCCCCTACACGCTGCAGGCCGCCATCGCCGCCGTGCACGCGGAGGCGCCGACGAGCGCCGCCACCGACTGGGCCGAGATCGTGGGCCTGTACGACGTGCTGCAGCGTTCGGACCCTTCGCCCATCTTCGCCCTGAACCGCGCCGTCGCCGTCGCGATGTGGCGCGGCGCCGCCGAGGGTCTCTCGCTCGTCGACGGGATCATGGCCGGAGGCCTCCTGGACCAGTACCACTGGGCCCACTCGGCGCACGCCGAACTGTGCCGGCGGGTGGGCCGCCTCGGCGACGCCCGCGTGTCGTACGGCCGCGCGCTGGCGCTGGTCCGGCAGGAGCCCGAACGCCGGTTCCTGGAGCGACGGCTCCGCGCGCTCGACGCGCGCGGCGCCGGTACCGCGTCTTGA
- a CDS encoding YciI family protein, producing the protein MRYLCLIYDDEKAMAAMPKADMDAMMGQYFAFTQDIKTSGHYVAGEALHPVASATTLRIRNGKTGTTDGPFAETKEQLGGFYLIEAKDLNEALQIAGRIPSARYGSIEVRPVVDFSQQ; encoded by the coding sequence ATGCGGTATCTGTGTCTGATCTACGACGACGAGAAGGCGATGGCCGCCATGCCGAAGGCCGACATGGACGCGATGATGGGCCAGTACTTCGCCTTCACCCAGGACATCAAGACCAGCGGCCACTACGTGGCGGGAGAAGCGCTGCACCCCGTGGCGAGCGCCACCACGCTCCGGATCCGCAACGGCAAGACCGGCACCACCGACGGTCCGTTCGCCGAGACGAAGGAGCAGCTCGGTGGCTTCTACCTCATCGAGGCCAAGGACCTGAACGAGGCGCTGCAGATCGCGGGCCGCATCCCCTCGGCTCGCTACGGCAGCATCGAGGTGAGGCCGGTGGTGGACTTCAGCCAGCAGTGA
- a CDS encoding SMP-30/gluconolactonase/LRE family protein encodes MTSRRAFLHSALVASGAATAGVMSAAGQTLPIPPAVPRDWDPARPVRYPDPDIVALDARFRAYVLGNTPLQRLHTGTLWAEGPAWNGVGRFLVWSDIPNNVQLRWLADDGRVTVFRRPSGNSNGNTFDREGRQLSCEHGGRRVVRYEHDGRVTVVADRFRGRRLNSPNDVAVHADGGIWFTDPMYGIRGDYEGDRAESEVAPAVYRVDPRSGEIALVTDELSGPNGLCFSPDYSRLYVADTGSGRDIRVLDVDGASARNLRRHAVLTVPGTSDPSGADGIRCDVDGNIWAGARPGVQVIAPDGVAIGMIRLPENCANVAFGGPKRNRLFMTASQSLYAVYVNTRGAGHA; translated from the coding sequence ATGACGTCCAGACGCGCCTTCCTCCACTCCGCGCTCGTCGCGTCCGGCGCCGCGACCGCCGGGGTCATGTCCGCGGCCGGGCAGACCCTGCCCATTCCTCCCGCAGTCCCGCGCGACTGGGACCCGGCGCGGCCCGTTCGCTATCCGGACCCCGACATCGTGGCCCTGGATGCCAGGTTCCGGGCCTACGTCCTCGGCAACACGCCGCTCCAGCGGCTCCACACCGGGACGCTCTGGGCCGAGGGGCCCGCCTGGAACGGCGTCGGGCGGTTCCTCGTGTGGAGCGACATCCCGAACAACGTGCAGCTGCGCTGGCTCGCCGACGACGGCCGGGTGACGGTGTTCCGCCGCCCGTCCGGGAACAGCAACGGCAACACGTTCGACCGCGAGGGCCGGCAGTTGTCGTGCGAGCACGGCGGGCGTCGGGTGGTCCGCTACGAGCACGACGGCCGCGTCACCGTCGTCGCCGATCGCTTCCGGGGCCGCCGCCTGAACTCGCCGAACGACGTGGCCGTGCACGCCGACGGCGGTATCTGGTTCACCGACCCGATGTACGGCATCCGCGGCGACTACGAGGGCGACCGCGCCGAGTCCGAGGTCGCGCCGGCGGTCTACCGCGTGGATCCGCGGTCGGGCGAGATCGCGCTCGTGACCGACGAGTTGAGCGGACCCAACGGTCTCTGCTTCTCGCCGGACTACTCGCGACTGTACGTGGCCGACACCGGCAGCGGGCGCGACATCCGCGTGCTGGACGTGGACGGCGCCTCGGCGCGCAACCTCCGCCGGCACGCGGTGCTGACCGTGCCCGGCACGTCGGACCCGTCGGGGGCCGACGGCATCCGCTGCGACGTGGACGGCAACATCTGGGCGGGGGCCCGGCCCGGCGTCCAGGTGATCGCGCCCGACGGCGTGGCCATCGGGATGATCCGGCTGCCCGAGAACTGCGCGAACGTCGCGTTCGGCGGTCCCAAGCGGAACCGGCTGTTCATGACGGCGAGCCAGTCGCTGTACGCGGTGTACGTGAACACGCGGGGCGCCGGTCACGCCTGA
- a CDS encoding VOC family protein — MSHLHLVTLVVRDYDPAIRFFVDVLGFDLVEDVPSLTNDGRPKRWVVVRPRGGQTGLLLARADGTSQEAAVGRQFAGRVGLFLRVGDFDAAHARMAAAGVRFVSPPRVEPYGRIAVFLDLEGNRWDLLGPDPRQAQPSAAGGPGRP, encoded by the coding sequence ATGTCGCACCTGCACCTCGTGACGCTCGTCGTGCGGGACTACGACCCCGCCATCCGCTTCTTCGTGGACGTCCTCGGCTTCGACCTGGTGGAGGACGTGCCGTCGCTGACCAATGACGGGCGGCCGAAGCGCTGGGTCGTCGTGAGGCCGCGCGGCGGCCAGACCGGGCTGCTGCTCGCCCGGGCCGACGGGACGTCGCAGGAGGCGGCCGTCGGCCGGCAGTTCGCGGGACGCGTCGGCCTGTTCCTCCGCGTGGGCGACTTCGATGCCGCCCACGCGCGCATGGCGGCGGCCGGCGTCCGGTTCGTGTCGCCGCCGCGCGTCGAGCCCTACGGGAGGATCGCCGTGTTCCTGGACCTCGAAGGGAACCGCTGGGACCTGCTCGGTCCGGACCCCCGCCAGGCCCAGCCTAGCGCGGCAGGCGGCCCAGGGCGGCCGTGA
- a CDS encoding serine/threonine-protein kinase, translating to MTPERWTRVTELFDRACQIPVEARLAWVRGHAEDPALAAEVEAMLASYETDPEYLESPATAGAGLEDAAADTLLGQRLGPYRLTRQVGRGGMGVVYEAERDDDAFDRRVAVKVLPVWRSGTFAERFRFERRVLAGLDHAGIARLLDAGTGAHGLTYLVMEFVDGEPVTAWCDARQSSTRERVALVEGICDAVAYAHQHLVIHRDLKPANILVTDDGRPKLLDFGIAALLADDGASAGTTGTGQHSFTPEFASPEQVRGERVTTATDVYSLGVLLYVLLTGRHPYDLHGRSPLDVIRIVCEVDPPLPSGVAPSDRRAVLRGDLDAVVAKALEKRVEDRYQSVPELLADLRSWRLGHAVSAAPASAASRARRFVLRHRKAALAAAALAVVLAGGALTTAWQARIARIERDRAQNRFRQIQEFSRSLLFDVHEALRNVPGATEARRLLLDRAVTLLDGLAADAVGDDALAFELAQAYQRLAQVQGNQFSENVGDTAGAVASLRKAAGSIDRLHVDEPDDTRRLILAVHIHFDLAAVLSNREDPAAREAAAEHAALLEELEARHPHTPEVLAILAEGYSDTGRLAADREDYQQARHAYEHAVALYDGLTAPERPLAVVRQNAFALKRLGAILMRAGELDASEGRYLAALRLDEELIARDDRPATRYDVTFTLSDLALVHARRGAWDDAEQLWQRALGIRSSAAEADPRNTRALSGVATLYGRLGTVATARHDHASAADRYREEVDARERLLAATGRLPSRVSELSWARLRLAEALLARRAAAPGGAAPTAWAAEARRLVAATTRQDGKVPVPAGSEPDYVELYDTLTAALGRLPR from the coding sequence ATGACGCCCGAGCGCTGGACCCGTGTCACCGAGCTCTTCGATCGCGCCTGTCAGATCCCGGTGGAGGCACGCCTCGCCTGGGTCCGGGGGCACGCCGAGGACCCGGCGCTGGCCGCCGAAGTGGAAGCGATGCTCGCGAGCTACGAGACGGATCCGGAGTACCTCGAGAGTCCGGCCACCGCCGGCGCCGGTCTCGAGGACGCCGCCGCCGACACGCTCCTCGGGCAGCGCCTGGGCCCGTACCGGCTCACGCGGCAGGTCGGCCGCGGCGGCATGGGCGTGGTGTACGAGGCGGAGCGCGACGACGACGCCTTCGACCGCCGCGTCGCCGTCAAGGTACTGCCCGTGTGGCGCTCCGGCACGTTCGCCGAGCGATTCCGCTTCGAACGGCGCGTGCTCGCCGGGCTCGACCACGCCGGCATCGCCCGCCTGCTCGACGCGGGCACCGGCGCCCACGGCCTGACGTATCTCGTGATGGAGTTCGTCGACGGCGAGCCCGTGACGGCGTGGTGCGACGCCCGCCAGAGCTCGACACGCGAACGCGTCGCCCTGGTCGAGGGCATCTGCGACGCGGTCGCCTACGCGCACCAGCACCTGGTGATCCACCGGGACCTGAAGCCGGCCAACATCCTGGTGACGGACGACGGCCGGCCGAAGCTGCTCGACTTCGGCATCGCCGCGCTCCTGGCCGACGACGGCGCCAGCGCCGGGACGACCGGCACCGGCCAGCACTCCTTCACGCCGGAGTTCGCCAGTCCCGAACAGGTCCGGGGCGAACGGGTGACGACGGCCACCGACGTCTACTCGCTGGGGGTGCTGCTGTACGTGCTGCTGACGGGGCGCCATCCGTACGATCTGCACGGGCGATCGCCGCTCGACGTGATCCGCATCGTGTGCGAGGTGGATCCGCCCCTGCCGAGCGGCGTCGCGCCATCCGACCGCCGAGCCGTGCTCCGCGGCGACCTGGATGCCGTGGTCGCGAAGGCGCTCGAGAAGCGGGTCGAGGACCGGTACCAGTCGGTGCCGGAGCTGCTCGCCGACCTCCGGTCGTGGCGCCTCGGCCACGCCGTGTCGGCCGCGCCGGCCTCGGCCGCGTCGCGCGCGCGGCGCTTCGTGCTGCGGCACCGCAAGGCGGCGCTCGCCGCGGCGGCCCTCGCCGTCGTCCTCGCCGGCGGCGCGCTGACCACGGCGTGGCAGGCGCGGATCGCCCGCATTGAGCGCGACCGGGCCCAGAACCGGTTCCGCCAGATCCAGGAGTTCTCGCGCTCGCTGCTCTTCGACGTCCACGAGGCCCTCCGGAACGTGCCGGGCGCGACCGAGGCGCGGCGGCTGCTGCTCGATCGCGCCGTGACCCTCCTGGACGGCCTCGCCGCCGATGCGGTGGGCGACGACGCGCTCGCCTTCGAGCTGGCGCAGGCCTACCAGCGCCTGGCCCAGGTGCAGGGCAACCAGTTCAGCGAGAACGTGGGCGACACGGCGGGCGCCGTCGCCAGCCTGCGCAAGGCCGCCGGCTCCATCGACCGACTGCACGTCGACGAGCCCGACGACACCCGCCGCCTGATCCTGGCGGTCCACATCCACTTCGACCTCGCGGCCGTGCTCTCGAACCGCGAGGATCCGGCCGCGCGAGAAGCCGCGGCGGAGCATGCGGCCCTGCTCGAGGAGTTGGAGGCGCGCCACCCTCACACGCCGGAGGTGCTCGCGATCCTGGCCGAAGGCTACTCCGACACCGGACGTCTGGCCGCGGACCGCGAGGACTACCAGCAGGCGCGGCATGCCTACGAGCACGCGGTCGCGCTCTACGACGGGTTGACGGCCCCCGAGCGACCGCTGGCCGTCGTCAGGCAGAACGCCTTCGCCCTGAAGCGCCTCGGCGCGATCCTGATGCGCGCCGGGGAGCTGGACGCCAGCGAAGGGCGCTATCTCGCCGCGCTCCGGCTCGACGAAGAGCTGATCGCCCGCGACGACCGGCCGGCCACGCGCTACGACGTGACCTTCACCCTCTCCGATCTCGCGCTCGTGCACGCCAGGCGCGGCGCGTGGGACGACGCGGAGCAGCTGTGGCAACGCGCGCTCGGCATCCGCTCGAGCGCCGCCGAGGCCGATCCCAGGAATACCCGCGCGCTGAGCGGGGTCGCCACGTTGTACGGGCGGCTCGGCACGGTCGCCACCGCGCGCCACGACCATGCCTCCGCGGCCGACCGCTACCGCGAGGAGGTCGACGCCCGGGAGCGGCTCCTGGCGGCGACCGGGCGTCTGCCCAGCCGCGTGTCGGAGCTCTCGTGGGCCCGCCTGCGGCTTGCGGAGGCGCTGCTCGCGCGTCGCGCGGCCGCGCCGGGCGGCGCGGCGCCGACGGCCTGGGCCGCGGAGGCACGGCGGCTGGTGGCGGCGACCACACGCCAGGACGGGAAGGTCCCGGTGCCCGCGGGCTCGGAGCCCGACTACGTCGAGCTCTACGACACCCTCACGGCCGCCCTGGGCCGCCTGCCGCGCTAG
- a CDS encoding ECF-type sigma factor: MDATSPAMSSPPAEELTRLLHDWSEGRADALPRLMELVYPELHRIAARHLSRERPGHTLQPTALVSEAYLRLAQGQPGKQWSDRTHFFAVAARVVRAVLVDHARARAAVKRGDGAVGVDLEEGHLSVGARPVDLLDLDRALVELEAMSAEQSRIVEMRYFAGLSIEEAAEALGTSPSTVKRGWLAAKTWIRRRLDGDLAAPAPPPDGA, from the coding sequence ATGGATGCGACCTCCCCCGCGATGTCGTCACCGCCGGCCGAAGAACTGACGCGACTCCTGCACGACTGGTCGGAAGGCCGCGCCGACGCGCTCCCGCGGCTCATGGAGCTGGTCTACCCCGAGCTGCACCGGATCGCCGCCCGGCACCTGAGCCGCGAACGCCCCGGCCACACGCTGCAGCCCACGGCCCTCGTCAGCGAGGCCTACCTCCGGCTGGCGCAGGGCCAGCCCGGCAAGCAGTGGAGCGACCGCACGCACTTCTTCGCGGTGGCGGCCCGGGTGGTCCGGGCCGTGCTCGTCGACCACGCCCGCGCCCGGGCGGCCGTGAAGCGCGGCGACGGCGCCGTGGGCGTCGATCTGGAGGAAGGCCACCTCAGCGTCGGCGCCCGGCCGGTCGATCTCCTGGACCTGGACCGCGCGCTCGTCGAGCTCGAAGCCATGAGCGCCGAGCAGAGCCGCATCGTCGAGATGCGTTACTTCGCGGGCCTGTCGATCGAGGAGGCGGCAGAGGCCCTGGGCACGTCGCCCTCCACGGTGAAGCGCGGCTGGCTCGCAGCCAAGACCTGGATCCGGCGGCGCCTGGACGGCGACCTGGCCGCGCCCGCCCCGCCGCCCGATGGCGCGTGA
- a CDS encoding acyltransferase domain-containing protein: protein MPNVILFPGQSSADPRALSRARRAHPAAAQVAAEAAAVLGAGDADRYLHADTAPLATNRDVQIVVFVASQMYLRALAEEGVAAETSLGLSLGEYSHLVHIGALDFASALALVSERGRCYDEAPPGVMVTVLGADRDAVEQVVAAGRAHGPVVVSNYNARTQHVVAGAAGAVAWVAHELEEAHGAHTVEIEPRVPMHSPLMTGVAARLRRVLEAAPWMPPAFGYRPNVTAGSIPPRACRADTFVALLERHVSEPVRWDASVDAVVAACPGATFVEVGPGVVLHNLLGRAWRRVPRAHVDAPDGADPAAHFRRLLETLCARA from the coding sequence GTGCCCAACGTCATCCTCTTCCCGGGACAGAGCTCGGCCGATCCGCGCGCCCTCAGCCGCGCCCGTCGCGCGCATCCCGCGGCGGCGCAGGTGGCCGCGGAGGCGGCCGCCGTGCTGGGCGCAGGAGATGCCGACCGGTATCTCCACGCCGACACGGCGCCGCTCGCGACGAACCGCGACGTCCAGATCGTCGTGTTCGTGGCCAGCCAGATGTATCTCCGCGCGCTCGCCGAGGAAGGCGTCGCGGCCGAGACCTCGCTCGGGCTGAGCCTCGGGGAGTACTCGCATCTCGTGCACATCGGGGCGCTCGATTTCGCCAGCGCTCTCGCACTGGTCAGCGAGCGCGGCCGCTGCTACGACGAGGCGCCGCCCGGCGTGATGGTCACGGTGCTGGGCGCCGACCGCGACGCGGTCGAGCAGGTCGTCGCCGCCGGCCGTGCGCACGGCCCGGTCGTCGTCAGCAACTACAACGCGCGCACGCAACACGTGGTGGCCGGCGCGGCCGGCGCCGTCGCCTGGGTGGCGCACGAACTGGAGGAGGCGCACGGCGCTCACACGGTCGAGATCGAGCCGCGCGTGCCCATGCACTCGCCGCTGATGACGGGCGTGGCCGCGCGGTTGCGTCGAGTGCTCGAGGCGGCGCCCTGGATGCCGCCGGCCTTCGGCTACCGGCCCAACGTCACCGCCGGCTCCATCCCGCCCCGCGCCTGCCGGGCCGACACGTTCGTGGCGCTCCTCGAACGCCACGTCAGCGAGCCCGTGCGGTGGGACGCCTCGGTGGACGCGGTCGTGGCGGCCTGTCCCGGCGCGACGTTCGTCGAGGTGGGGCCCGGCGTCGTGCTGCACAACCTGCTCGGGCGGGCCTGGAGGCGCGTTCCGCGGGCGCACGTCGACGCCCCAGACGGGGCCGATCCCGCCGCGCACTTCCGCCGCCTCCTGGAGACCCTCTGTGCTCGCGCCTGA
- a CDS encoding FabA/FabZ family ACP-dehydratase, whose amino-acid sequence MLAPETLAATVRRLKRGPIVGGGAGTPVRLAGDALDRLLAHRPPMRLLDGVDVVDLPAAAVRGHRTLAPDDLGFAGHFPGAPVYPGVLTVEAIGQLALTLVHFAGRGTARVPDDVVPPAVRATHIHHAAFLAPFRPGDVMTLHAQVVAHDMTMVAAGQAWNGDVLAAIAVAEVYVDA is encoded by the coding sequence GTGCTCGCGCCTGAGACCCTCGCCGCGACGGTGCGGCGGCTGAAGCGGGGCCCGATCGTGGGCGGCGGCGCCGGCACGCCGGTCCGCCTCGCGGGTGACGCCCTCGACCGCCTGCTCGCGCACCGGCCGCCGATGCGGCTGCTGGACGGCGTGGACGTGGTGGATCTGCCGGCGGCCGCCGTGCGCGGCCATCGTACGCTCGCGCCCGACGACCTGGGATTCGCGGGCCACTTCCCCGGGGCTCCAGTCTATCCGGGCGTGCTGACGGTGGAGGCGATCGGCCAGCTTGCGCTGACGCTCGTGCACTTCGCGGGCCGTGGGACCGCGCGGGTGCCGGACGACGTGGTGCCGCCGGCCGTCCGCGCCACTCACATCCACCACGCCGCGTTCCTGGCGCCGTTCCGTCCCGGCGATGTGATGACGCTCCACGCGCAGGTCGTGGCGCACGACATGACGATGGTGGCCGCCGGCCAGGCGTGGAACGGCGACGTGCTGGCGGCCATCGCCGTCGCGGAGGTCTACGTCGATGCGTAG
- a CDS encoding beta-ketoacyl-[acyl-carrier-protein] synthase family protein: protein MRRRVVVTGMSVNTALGDTLDGFYGALMAGQSAITRWRAFPTDRVYSKVGGDLSYYDVDAKLASLEPRLPADVYRRLRKLVARVPWTTKLTMLLAADGWLDAGLFDAGYDPHAQAVVVSGHNLNALYQYDSRRQFEEEPDFIDGMTSLYSLDTDHAGCVSEVLQTRGPIYTMGAACASGNVALRTALDEIRHHGAETALVVGAVLEFAPIDVHAMALMGAITFQSFNETPARASRPYDTRREGFVPAHGGATLVLEEYEAARRRNARIYAEVLGCAANSDGSHLPQPSEDGQARVMARVLADAGVAPTDVDYVNAHATSTPLGDLTELRSIKRVFGGHAYALSVNAPKSMLGHCCWSAPTVETVAGLLQMRAGRLHQSINIDELDPAVDLDVCRDGPVTRSVRVMLKNSFGFGGINCVSLWRRHDA from the coding sequence ATGCGTAGGCGCGTGGTCGTGACCGGCATGAGCGTGAACACGGCGCTGGGCGACACGCTGGACGGCTTCTACGGCGCGCTCATGGCCGGCCAGTCCGCGATCACGCGCTGGAGGGCGTTCCCGACCGACCGGGTGTACAGCAAGGTGGGCGGCGACCTGTCGTACTACGACGTCGACGCGAAGCTGGCGTCTCTCGAGCCCCGGCTGCCGGCGGACGTGTACCGGCGACTCCGGAAGCTGGTCGCGCGTGTGCCGTGGACCACGAAGCTGACGATGCTGCTGGCGGCCGACGGCTGGCTCGATGCCGGGCTGTTCGACGCCGGCTACGACCCCCACGCCCAGGCCGTCGTCGTGTCGGGCCACAACCTGAACGCCCTCTACCAGTACGACTCGCGCCGCCAGTTCGAGGAGGAGCCGGACTTCATCGACGGCATGACGTCGCTCTACTCGCTCGACACCGATCACGCCGGCTGCGTGTCGGAGGTGCTCCAGACGCGGGGGCCCATCTACACGATGGGCGCAGCCTGCGCCAGCGGCAACGTGGCGCTCCGGACGGCCCTCGACGAGATCCGCCATCACGGGGCCGAGACCGCGCTGGTCGTCGGCGCGGTGCTCGAGTTCGCGCCCATCGACGTCCACGCCATGGCGCTCATGGGGGCCATCACGTTCCAGAGCTTCAACGAGACGCCGGCCAGGGCGAGCCGGCCGTATGACACCCGGCGGGAGGGCTTCGTGCCCGCGCACGGCGGCGCCACCCTCGTGCTCGAGGAGTACGAGGCCGCGCGGCGCCGGAACGCCAGGATCTACGCCGAGGTGCTCGGATGCGCGGCCAACTCGGATGGCAGCCACCTGCCGCAGCCGTCCGAGGACGGGCAGGCGCGCGTCATGGCGCGGGTGCTGGCCGACGCGGGGGTGGCGCCCACGGACGTGGACTACGTGAACGCGCATGCCACGTCGACGCCGCTGGGCGACCTGACGGAGCTCCGGTCGATCAAGCGCGTCTTCGGCGGCCACGCCTACGCCCTCAGCGTGAACGCGCCGAAGTCGATGCTCGGCCACTGCTGCTGGTCGGCGCCGACCGTCGAGACGGTGGCCGGACTCCTCCAGATGCGGGCGGGGCGGCTGCACCAGTCGATCAACATCGACGAGCTCGACCCGGCCGTGGACCTCGACGTCTGCCGGGACGGGCCCGTGACCCGCTCCGTGCGGGTGATGCTCAAGAACTCCTTCGGCTTCGGCGGCATCAACTGCGTGAGCCTCTGGCGGCGCCATGACGCCTGA
- a CDS encoding SDR family oxidoreductase, which yields MTPDRAAGAGRVLFLTGGSRGIGAGVVTAAVAAGFDVAFTYRERREAADGVVAEALAAAPGARCRAYRLDVRDSAAVEAVGERVLEDFDTVHVVVANAAVTRAGLAFSTSDEDWQDVLDTNLSGAFYVARQFLPAFLANGFGRFIFMSSIASQGMSGDVAYSASKAGLLGLSSALAKEYGRKGITSNALLLSLFETEMTAKELSRENREFYARHCPIGRPGQVSEAAAAVLFLASDGASFVNGQALGVTGGLDWLH from the coding sequence ATGACGCCTGATCGCGCGGCCGGCGCGGGCCGGGTCCTCTTCCTGACCGGCGGCTCGCGCGGCATCGGCGCGGGCGTGGTGACCGCGGCCGTGGCGGCCGGATTCGACGTCGCGTTCACGTATCGCGAACGGCGGGAGGCGGCCGACGGGGTCGTGGCGGAAGCCCTGGCGGCCGCGCCCGGCGCCCGGTGCCGGGCCTACCGCCTCGACGTCCGCGACTCGGCCGCGGTCGAGGCCGTCGGCGAGCGGGTGCTGGAAGACTTCGACACCGTGCACGTCGTGGTCGCCAACGCCGCGGTCACCCGCGCCGGCCTGGCCTTCTCGACCTCCGACGAGGACTGGCAGGACGTGCTCGACACGAACCTGTCCGGCGCGTTCTACGTGGCGCGGCAGTTCCTCCCGGCGTTCCTGGCCAACGGCTTCGGGCGCTTCATCTTCATGTCGTCGATCGCCTCGCAGGGGATGTCGGGGGACGTCGCGTACAGCGCGAGCAAGGCGGGGCTGCTGGGACTCTCGTCGGCGCTGGCCAAGGAGTACGGGCGGAAAGGCATCACGAGCAACGCGCTGCTCCTCAGCCTCTTCGAGACCGAGATGACGGCGAAGGAGCTGTCGCGCGAGAACCGCGAGTTCTACGCCCGGCACTGTCCCATCGGGCGGCCGGGCCAGGTCTCGGAAGCCGCCGCGGCCGTCCTCTTCCTGGCGAGCGACGGGGCGTCGTTCGTGAACGGCCAGGCGCTGGGCGTCACCGGCGGCCTGGACTGGCTGCATTGA